aaaataataaaaaataaaagccgtaaaatatggaaaataataaatcattACTGTTAAGCAGTTTAATGTCctgtgaaattttgaatttattcatAGTCTTCTCTGAAGCATTACATAATGTTTGTagtggataaataaatgaataactgACGCATGTTGCTCGGGGCAACAAATTATACGAGTACATCTTGTGCGACCATAAGCACAATGACAGTGTTACTTGTCATAGTCATCATAAAATGACTAGGATGAACAtgaatttattcttttctcctGGCACGGATTCATTTATCGGCttggatttttgaatttctctgCTTTGCATTTCACTTTGCGATGTTTTCAAAACAGTGCTCAGAGCTCGCAGcggaaatcatgaaaattcCCCGATATCACAATGAATAATAGCGAAACACATTTATCTCTTACACTTAGGTGACGTTTGTTGCCTATTCCTTAATTATTGCTCCGCCAGTAGCGCAGTATTCTACCTGGAATAAATTTTCTAGTTGTGATAGtggttttttctggatttctgcatgtttttgtgttttgtgttttgcACCACCAAATTTTACTACCACTAGCTGTGGATTTTGTTCCGCTTTACCACGTTCTTTTCACAGTTATAAGCATCATTAGTTAAACAAAATCCTTAAATCCtcaatggtttttcttttgttggtATCTTCATAAGAACAACatgacatttcatttttcgtaTGTATAACGGTTTCTATGCAATTACTTTTCTACTGACGACCTAGTAAATTTTATTCGTTCCCCGACAATCGCTACTAGCCGAATAATAGTTCTACAAGAAAAGAACTCCTAGCACCTTGATTTCAATACATTCACCAGTTCATTGAAGGTGGAGAGATTTTAGTCTTTCTTGCCGAACTGTTAGTttctgaaaaacttcaaaaaaaaattttctgaactgaaaaaaacgattttcagTCGATATGACgtaaatcaatcaaatcaaagaGTTTGATTAGCTCATCTGAGCTATGAAAGGATTCTGAGTGATTTGAGTTCTTCTACTATTCCATTATCGTAAAACTTCTCCATTAGTCGAACATAAATGTTGACGTTGGGAAATAAAAGtagttcttctcttctcttatgTCGGGAAATAAAGGTAGTTAAAGAAAAGCTTCTTGCAAATATATATGCACTCACATCTTAATGTAAGGATCGTGCGTATTAAACGAAATattgctttattttacttggaaatgaaaaattcgttAGACTGTACAACTGAATCCGTAGGGAATTTATGAGCGCACATAATAATCTAGTctgcttgctttttttccgctCGGCTAGTCCCAAAGAATTGTCTAATAGTAGCTTGCAAAGCGTGTATCTCATGTATTTATGCTCGTTTCTAATTGAAATTCTTCTCATATTTtccgaggagaaaaaaaaaacaaaaacctggCACGCATTTCAATGTTATTCCATTGTCTTCTGGAATCTTCTTCAAAGAGTTCTCGAAATTTTGTCATAGCTTTGGATTTTGCCATGAGATCCTGCCGCACATTTCTTTGATATCCGGCTGATTTCGTACGAAAAGGTCGACTCAGCTGCAGTGGATGTCGTCATCCGAGCAATTAGATCCCGCCCATGTTTTTGTGCAGTTTTCCGGGTGATCCGCCAGCCAGCGTGTTGCTATCCATATGCGACGTGAAACCTCTCTACCTCTTCGGTTGCTCAATGCCAGCAGTAAGGGTTACAATTACAGAGTAAGCTTCCTCATCTTCCCTCAGTACTGTATCCCTTTTCACGATATACTGTAGGTCATATTCATATTCTCATATTTATACTTTTTcatatattcatttttctggtcatattcatattttcatgctCCGCTTCTCACAAGTATCAGAATGTTATCAATTAATTAAGTCATATTTATGGAATTCAACTAGgtcctgaaaaattttccaagacattttcttttttttcactaatagTCAACTGCACGATAGGGATGAAGTCCATCTATTATGATTTCTTTCCcctttcttctctaaaaagtGATTTCCGGCGAGAAATGCGCATTTCTGGAGAACTCATCAGGAAAATGATAGCTAAAAGAAATAAGGAGCGTGATTTTGAAAAGCTTTTAAGACAGCCTTAAATTTGTCTAGAACAGATGTTCTCCGAATGTGAGCGggccttttttcctttcagtgACCATAAATCCAAATCCGAAGCGAAAACAGAGTCACAGTTTTTTAAAGCGCTTCTTAATTATCGGCTATTCAATCAAGTaacttttcagaattttccaaGGAATTTGATAATCAATTTATGCTTTTAGAGTCTCGAAATGGGACGGCCAGATACGTTGGAACCGTTACGGGGGAAGTTGAACAAGGATGAATTTAGGTaagcatgtttttcttttctatcttaAGTAGAATATTTAAGGTTGTCCATATTTTGTCGTCCATACTACAATACTCTCTATATAAGTTTTCAGAATACGTCTAGggaaaaagttgaattttGAGCCATGTTATTCTATAAATCTCACATTCGATCACactgaaattccagaaaacaaatCCATTTTCAGCTATGCTTTCGGAATGTTCCCGTTTTAATTCTCAAAGGTGCAGTTTGAAAATCGTAAAATGGGACAAAATGGTCTtggtgttttttgttttctatttgttttttttttggactttcaAACTTacgaattttttcgaattgcAATCCACATTTTGATGGTTTCTGCTCACCTGTTTTACCACTTGATTTCCAGGCAGCTTGGATGTTCTATTCGTAATTTGGAATatatatttttgatatttgaaCCTCAGAATGCTCTCTGAAATTGTTCGTTCCCATTATCTCGAACGCATTTTATCCTTCCGCTCTATCCCTATTCTTAGGGCTTGACGCATTCTCTCATCAAGGCATTGCCACCATGAATAAGTCTCTACGAGGATATCCattatcaaataatttttccctAAGGATTTATCCGTAGTAGTTCCAGGTTCTGAATACTTTTAAAGGTCCAGCATCATATGTactttttccaaaacaaaacagaaaagtaGAATGAAATGTGAACTCGTGAAAAGGAataggagaaggaggaggaataTAGGAGTATAAAACGATGTTGCATACATCTAATTGCAACACTTTTCTTTGTCCATGAATattgaaatgaatttaattttccttTCGAAAGTCATTTTCATGTGTTCTTTAACTCAATTACCTCTAAATGGACAATTTGTCGATTATGATTTTTGATGCTGCGCGCAATTTCACAGATCATAGTTCTAGAATCACTTGTGGTTAAAGTTATAATAATTGAACATTAGgttttctatttctgaaaagaagatgaaaacttGATTGCAACTTTTAGAGTAAAAATCTCCACCTTTTCTATATTGGTTTAATAGCTAACTTGggcaaaaagtgaaaaaagactaTAAATTGCTCCGATGTGATTAAAATAGAGCCTTTTCGAACAACGAATATCCAAGAACGGAAGGGATGTTACGTTCAAGTTCGTTTTTTCGTTCTAACCTGAGACCAAAGATTGACCGAGCTCTTCGTAGTAATTCGTGCATGTTTATGGCATCACTGCCGGAAAGGGTTGTGCCGcattttctaggatttgtCGGGCGCAGTTATCGCAGGAACATGCCAAGGTGTGCATGCGTgataatacatacataaataataatgttatCCGCATATTCACTACGCTGTAAAGACAAGGCAACGAAAATTCCctataaaaaaatgtgattacGATTTTAAGTGATTTGACGTAGTtggtttgtgtttttttgttatgccaacgaggttttggtgagaTTATACAAGTGTCCTGACATCTTCTTTATTAAAGGCTTGAAAATTGTACGAGGTTTTCTGGTGGTATGTATGTCACGTCAAAATCTTCGTTTTTCCCAAGTttcgataaaggataaaggataaaggatctggcgttagtcaatccgcttgggatgcgcctccacgttcactttaattcgaaatcgtttgaggtttacgaacgtgcaactggcctttacaatgacctgcgggggccagccgatgatcaggTCAGGGCTTTTATCCACCCAGACACGtccggcaccaatttatcgaccccggagggatgaaaggcttggtgaggactaggacggattcgaacctccgatcgatcgtgcaggcagcggaacctctaaccgactgcgctacacccgccccttaaAAGCATTACATGGATTTAAGTatgatagatagatagatactAGAAACCAGTCATCAAACCAGTCTCATCGACTTGCGGAGCTGccgaaccaccgcgttcttacgGATGCAGCATCCCTCCAGTTTCTCCTTCTAGGTATTCTATTTCTAGGTATTCTATCTGGTAGATTACTTCGATCTTCGTGCATTCTCCAGCCTTACCGCATGGACATACAAACAACATTTCCACATACATTGGCAATCGTAGAGCCCATTGCGAAGCAGCTATCGCTTAATACTGTCGTTCGAGATGTTCACCAAGACATAATCATATTGCAACTGTGCTCGCACCTCACAAAAGAGTTCAGTTTGTCGCAGCTGTCAAGGAGTCGGAGCTGAATGCAATATTGAGGCTTGGCAGGGGAGGGGAGTTATTTAATTGGGTTTGCGTAGCATCAaaaaacctcgaaccattttcaaggTTTTGGTAAAGGAGAGTTTGTCGAAGCGTCAAACCACTAATAAAATTCTGCCAAAACCTCgccacaacaagaaaacataaatcaagttctctttgccgacgattcAATAAGAAGTTTTGGAGACTACTTGACAACGACAACTCTTTCCTTGGCTCTATCTCGATTATCTGAAGTAATACGTTAGCAGTCTTAATGTCTTCcgtatttattttcagatcctttttttcataaaatcatTACTGCAGAAAAGTTGTGGTCATCCGGACGAGCAAAAATAGCGGTGGAGCAGGAAAATACTGTAATTTTCACAGTATCTATTGAACCTTTCATTCAGGATACGACATAAGATATgcgtagaaataaaataaacatagatatgcgaagaaataataaataaaacatcataaataaataacaatactGGCATTTTGGCATTCCGTCATTCTCAATATGGTGTGTGTTTGCGGGTTATCGCTCGAATTTGTTTTACTCTAAAAACGTTATGCACCCACAAGATCAACAGttcttacttttactttcGCATCTCAAGAATTGGattttttatgcaaaattttTCATGCTGTTCAAGATGCAAAACATGTCCTTGGTTTTCAGTCCAGAATTGCTGGACACCTTGGACGAGGTGACTGACGAGGAGTCATTGCTCCTGGAGGCATGTCGACAAGACTCTCTCTATCCGATCTACTTTCAACATATAAATGCCGGTAGAATGCAGGTACTACTTCTTCTATCGTACTGGTTTTCATCTTAATAACATATACCCATTCCGTCTTTCTTCTCcatcattctttcttttcatccatAATTTATTGCGTTTCCCCAGCTAACGAGCAGTTTTCCGTGTTTTTGCGTGCGCCAAATGTTGACTGTTGACGTCGTAACGTCCCGTCACATACGAATTGTCAGTAAAAATTCCCAGAGAGGAAACTTGTTAAAAATTGCAGTTTGCGTTGTTATTTCTGTTCTCGTTGTGCTCCGCCCAGACGGTGCTCACAATTCTTCTCCAGGAATGGATCTTGCTGATGTTCCTCGTTATAATTGATGTGAGTGTTTGGACATTCTTCGGCGTTCGTAGTATAGAATACCAAATTAGacgatgttttcttctctaatcGAAAAAGTATCGCTGAAGCATCCCGATAACAAATGAGCGTTTTgacaaatccaggaaatttctAGGTTGTTGTTCTGGGATGGACGATTTTTCACAAAGGAAACTGTTACGTGCTCTCGTCAGTGGTCGTCGTTTGCTCTGTGGTGAGGGTATTTTTTAATACAGTGTACTGATACACCAAAATGGGGTAGCGAAATTTCTATGATTGCAATAGCacgttattttttcataaCCATGAGCAGCATTTTTTATCTTGGAAGGAAAAGGGGAAGTCATGCACTTGATGGGCGGCAGTAAGTGAGAGGTGCCGCCGCCACCGCACTCACTTTCGGTGGTTCGAAAATGTCCTAGCGCCAACTAAGGTTTTTATTGCTTCGGAGTCGACAAATTGGCACCAAACTcatctggaaggataaaaacactgacttcacacatcgaCTCGCCCTCGGATTTCAATGTGTAGGCTAGGCATGAGTTCatcaacctcaaacgattctgaattgaagtaaacgtggtggcgcaAACGAGCGAGAACTGATCTCACAACGTTCGAGCTTCTTGTGTGAACTATTTACGTTGTTTCGATCGCAGAATGAACATGAGTAAATCGAGTAGACGTCAATAATTATGGAGATGAGTTGAAAATTAAGggaattccaattttttcttcaaaatatttgctgTTTTCGTAACACGCACTATTATCTTGCGGAAGATCCAGAATTGAATAATAGAGAACCTTTCAAGGACGGAGATCTCGTCCGGAACGGAGatcatttctcaaaatttgagCCAACATAAATGTAacttttgtgtttatttaccGTTTACCAGCGTACCCTTTGAGATTGTAATCGCACctcaaaaactaaaattaagaTACGACTCTGTCCTCAAATGCGGAGTGAGCTTCATAATATCTATGGGTTGACATCGTAAAGTCCATTATAGCTAACAACGGACCAATAAACCCTCTTTAATcacttttttcgttccttttcaACGTCTTATCTTGGATCCAAGGAAATCCTCTCGATTTTCCACATCAAGTTTTGAGATTCGTGTGCCTAAAACAGAAGTATTACAAAttcaatattattaatatatcGTGGTCCTTAGCTGCGATatgacatacatacatatttaacTAGAGATCTAACGAATGGTATCTGGTCCGTCCAGTCACCTTCTCTGTCTGTCCTGGAAACTAATTTTGAAGCCCACATTAGTAGAGATAGAATCATTAGTGTGCATTTTGCCTTGGTTTGTTAGTTAACTGCTCAGTTGCTTTCATAGTTATTGATTAGTTTGCTGAAATGTCAGTCATTAGTGTGTTTTTGGTGATTTCTCTTTTAAGTCATTTCCTTTACAATCATAAAATGGATAAGACGAGAGTACAAGAGTTTgcatataaattaaataaatcaaatgtaATATatcaatattaaataaatcaaatcaataaggcaaattaattcaattcaatttagttaattaaataaatccgCAATTTTTTTGATCTTCCCTTTAACTGTTAGCAGtactttttttgggaaaaatatgaatgtatGAGGAGAACTTCGGCCTGATGGGCCCCTAATATCGCGTAATGTATCAGTTTGCTGCAGTATGGTGTACTGGAAAATTGTAATATTTCACTACCAATTTCTGAAGCCAATTCCAACTAGTCAAATCCATACTTCAGGTGCTTCTCGCATGTGCTCCTTACATCGTACACTCATCATTGACACTTTTAATACTATTTCTTTGCTATACTCTACTCCCACTACCTCTTCTTCCTACGGTAAGTATCATCTTACCGTACCGTCCGCTCCTTTCCAAATTTACGTCACTCTTTTGCTTTAGGCATTGGCAGCGGCGGTCATTTCAGCAACTGGTCTCTCCATACAACTGATTAACAGTGCAAATGGAACGTTAGTGAGTTCTCgtacagaaaaatattttctatcaaCTGATTATGGCATTTTAAATTTGACTCACGTTGTTTCTAGCTTATCTCACATGCGATCCTCTTTCTCGCCATCAACATCGTTGGATTTCTCGTGTTTTATCCGTTGGAGTTAGTGCAGAGAAAGACATTCCGGGAAACGAGGTACGCGTCTGCcttaaaattttatgaattgTAACTAATGGACGAAAGGGAGTGCAACTGCGGTCCGGAAGCAAGAAGCTTCAGCCTCTTCTCTTCCAATTCCATGAAATCTTTTCTTAGGGcacaaattacaaaatttgtgGTGGAAGttgcaaggaaaaaattctccGAACGcgaaaaagcacaaaaattaGTCAGTACTATTGGAAAGAGGAAACCTAAGCTTATTATAAACCATACACTGAACCTCCAccaaagaaaatttatggatTCAGTAAGATCGAGTCCAGCTAAATTCCCCGTTGGTAGCATCCTAGCAGTTAACCCTCCCATTTTGTTCACCCGCACCATAatgatttttctgaaagaaaaacgctAAGAAATCCATGAGGATGAcattaagaaaacaaaattcgtATACTccatcaacaaaaaattcgGTTCCTGGAAGGAGAGCTTTTTTAGTGCGCTGTTGAGAAATGACAGCTTAGAAATGGCTTTTTCAGGTTGGaggcattaaaaaaacaactacacATTCAGTTACTACCGTGACTAATTCCGTCGTTACCACTTAtttcctctctctttctttctccttccttTCCCTTGTCTCCAACAGCATGATTGAAATTCTCGCTTCTGATCTGCAAACACACGTGTTGTCATGATTGTGCTACCCAAGACGGATGtaagggtgggtgtagcgcagtcggcaagaggttccactgtggctgcacgatcgatcggaggttcgaatccaccccgGTGCTcacgaagcctttcatcccttcgggttGGTAAATTGCTGCCGGACTTGTCTGATAACAAAGCTGACCTGCCTCATCGGATTGCCGTGCAAGGCTTGGTTTAGACTGTGTGGActgttttcatcgtttttgcTGTCTTTTTCACAATATCACAACAAAAAGTGTGGAAATTTCGGACTTCTCCATGTTTTTGCTGTGTCATGTTCTGCACTCAAAGTAAAATCACTCCCGAAAATTCACTTTTCTGGAAGGGGAAAtgatgattctttttttttcagaaaattcgtgGAAACCAGGATGATGCTCGTTCGTGAGATGGACAAACAGGAGAAGATTCTACTCTCCGTACTCCCGAAACACATAGCCTATGAGGTTTTCAACTTGATACGAAAATGTTCGAGAAATCCCCTATGGTCTGGAAACGTCTCTTTGGGAACGTTGGGCTTACCGTACTCTTCTTTTCAGGTGAAAAGTCATATGGACAAAAGTGAGGAGGGTTTATTTCATAGGATCTATATCAAGAAACATGAGAATATCAGGTTCATTTCTTAGGAAATTTGTCCAATTTAGGTCTCAAGGAATCAGATGAAATTTGATGTACATTGCTCACGAAAATTCCACCGTTTCCAGCATTCTATTCGCTGATATTTGTGGATTCACCAATCTAGCCTCTGAATATACTGCAGAAGAACTGGTATTGATGCTGAACGAGTTATTTGCAAGGTTCGACGCCTTAGCTGCACAGCATAATTGCATGCGAATCAAGGTGttggaaattcttcaaattttttcctactttgtGGAGTTATTAAAACTTTCTATTTTgcttgttattgttattatgtcattgttattttgtttggAAGTTTTGCGTtgctaaaaaaacaacattgaaCTAGTGTACAGTAAACGAATCCATATTTCcgcaattgtttttttttgtttaaaaaatccactttttaaTGAGAATTTTATCTGCAAACGTGGCAATAACGTGTGCACATCAAAAATATGAtagttttgggagaacgttgcaACTTTTTCCTGCAGGCTCGAAAAAATGGATCTTGTCTGGAAaactttgcaaagaaaaaaaactacattactaaatatttgtattatctaaatatttaaataaatacaaatatctaaatattttcagtttcattAAACGTTTTCAGATTCTTGGTGATTGTTACTACTGTGTCAGTGGACTTCCTGATGTCAACCATTATCATGCAGCGTGTACGGTTGAAATGGGTCTCGACATGATCGAAACAATCAAGTGAgggaatttcgtgacatagcaattgatattttctattttttttttcttttttacaattGATGTCCTTTTTTGAGTCTTTGACTTCTTCTGAGTGCTTGGCACGTGCACTAACTCTGATATATTACGctcccttttttgttttggtttatTTCATCAGCTAATTTTGTCCAAATAGGGGCGGGTGtgacgcagtcggttagaggtccgttgtagccacacggtcgaaggttcaaaaccgccctaatgcaaaccaaacctttcatcccttcggggtcgataaattggctcCGGACTTGtcagggaggataaaaacactgacttgatcatcggctggcccctgcaagtcattgtataggcgaacacgcgttccaaaacctcatcgattacgaattccagttaAACacgttgacgcatcccaagtggattgatacgccagtgactttatccttttttaattttgtccaAATTAATTCCTCTGATTCTCACTAATTTTCAGGGAAATCCTCATTGATTGAAATTCCTTCTGTCGGTACAAATTCATTGACTTCCTCTGATGTCTTTTACTAGATGGAACGTGCACTAGTCTTCATTAATTACGTTTCCCCTTCTTTATTTTGGTttattttgtcatttattttccTACTCTGattctcattgattttcaggGAAATCGATTGAAACACCTTCTATTGGTCtcaaataattagtaattaataataataattataattttgaaatatagTTAGTAATATaagaagttttaaaaattaatcaaaatcgAATTAAATATAGTTAgtaatatttaaataattagTAAAGAATTCCTCAGTGCaaggaattaaatttaattacaaaataaaaataataaaaaatgtaataagtaattgtaataaaaattggaagacttcagtagtttttcttcaaggCTTGTCCGAGAGATGACTCGAGTAAACGTGAACATGCGAGTCGGGATCCACTCGGGACGAGCTCACTGCGGAGTGCttggtttgaaaaaatggCAATTTGACGTATGGAGCGATGATGTCACATTGGCGAATCACATGGAAAGCGGTGGTCTGCCGGGGTAAGTTCCCTTTTCTCAGTGCGGATTGCACTAAACCACGATATCCATGAATTGTTCAGAAGAGTTCACATCACAAAGGCCACGTTAGACTCTCTGAACGGAGAGTACATCGTTGAAGAAGGACATGGTGAGGAACGATCCAAGTATTTGGCAGAACACCATGTGGACACCTATTTGGTTGTGGAAGCGAAGAATAAGCAAGCTACTGCTCATCCACAAGCCAGACTGGTACGTTTGAACTCATCCGTGCTCGTATTGTTCAGAAAGTAATGAGACGTGACCCGAATCCGCAATACGTTCTAAAACGTTTTGTTCGGTGACTATGTTGAACTTCAGATCCAGGAGCTgggaaaaattcacatttccTACACCTGTGTGAAAAAAGTAGCGAAAATGTGTATGAATTGTGAGCGAAAATGTTGTGGACGAGAAGTTATTGTGGATAGGAATGGATGGATCAATTTTAGGTCCAAATAAATCTGTAAAaagtagaacaaaaaagttgGAATCGGATTCTTTTGGGAAAGAACTATCAATtcccttattttctttctaaattcttccttttcgcttccttttctcttctttttctttcctagatTACAAAAGGAACATAGAGATGTTTTAagtgagaaaaatgaggaaaaaataaagcatgTCGGCgcaaaacaattttctcaatagtcttttttctccatcaAAGAAGCTCCATTAGTTTCATTCGAATTTTCGAATGAAATCCTTACTGTTACTAATTTTAGACAATGAACAAAGAGCTTCGTCTAACGGGTCACGCCTCCAAATTACAACGTGGACAGAGTCTTCGGTAACGGAATTTTTGTCGTGctccaagatttttttttgccaaacgATCCGTTTTTCTCGTTTCAGACAAGCTGTGAAGCCGACAAAACCGTTAAAGGATGACGTTGAGAATCATCTGAAACAGGGTATACAGGCGATTAATAAGGAGAATTGGCGACAAACACATTGCAAGCGAATCACTCTGAAATTCGAGAAGGATCATGTGGAGAAAAAGGTTTCTCGAAAGCTAACTATTCATGTTGAAACTCACTCATGATGGGTTCTCTTATAGTTCCTCGAAATCAAGGAGTCGGCGCTACTAGCTCAAATCTGTTgctattttttcatctttattctAGCATGTTGGATCCTAATTATTGGAAAAATGAGGTAATCAGAAGCAACGAATTACTGTAATatacaaaaaatgcaaaaaaataaccTAGATAATTACAGCAGTTCAGCAATGTTTATTTGCATGGGTGTAGCCTTCGTCGTACTCGTTATTTTACTCGTCTATATGGCATTAAAGGCATTTTTGGCAAGTTGTTCACACTAACGGTTTCCACGGATTCCAAAGATTTTTTGTGTAGAAAATTTGTTTACAGCTCAGAAACGCTAAACGAGGAGCGAAGAAGTTGAAATGTTCTCGAAGTGttcgaatatttttcatttttgctatCGTTCTTCTTGCACATTCGGCTATCATCAGTGTAAGAGATGTGTTGTATTGTTTTCTGGATGGACCCATTCATAACGCACAAGGAGACGAGAGATAAAAATCTGGGAACTTAAGAGCGTAGGAATTAAATAtcgaagaactgaaaaaatataaaaagatagAATATTGCACCACCGAATTGCATAAGGAAACtttgaaatccaaaaatttcgaGACACCAAGAACATAAATATTCGAtctttttgtttgaagaaCTACTCCTTGAAGTGGATTATGATATGCCAGATTTCTAGAAGCTAGAGATCAAGTCAGTGACGAACGTTGACGACTTTCTCGAAgttttcgtgatttttctcttagttCTAATATTTCTCGAAGGTTAATCTCCG
This window of the Necator americanus strain Aroian chromosome III, whole genome shotgun sequence genome carries:
- a CDS encoding hypothetical protein (NECATOR_CHRIII.G8967.T3); translated protein: MSAISTLISNAFLKRRYFLFIAVVVCSWCAYYQLVPEGASNYQLNDQLRLYHEKQKMSFREGAIRESLLYRSSTRRSNRSCASSLEMGRPDTLEPLRGKLNKDEFSPELLDTLDEVTDEESLLLEACRQDSLYPIYFQHINAGRMQFALLFLFSLCSAQTVLTILLQEWILLMFLVIIDVVVLGWTIFHKGNCYVLSSVVVVCSVVLLACAPYIVHSSLTLLILFLCYTLLPLPLLPTALAAAVISATGLSIQLINSANGTLLISHAILFLAINIVGFLVFYPLELVQRKTFRETRKFVETRMMLVREMDKQEKILLSVLPKHIAYEVKSHMDKSEEGLFHRIYIKKHENISILFADICGFTNLASEYTAEELVLMLNELFARFDALAAQHNCMRIKILGDCYYCVSGLPDVNHYHAACTVEMGLDMIETIKLVREMTRVNVNMRVGIHSGRAHCGVLGLKKWQFDVWSDDVTLANHMESGGLPGRVHITKATLDSLNGEYIVEEGHGEERSKYLAEHHVDTYLVVEAKNKQATAHPQARLTMNKELRLTGHASKLQRGQSLRQAVKPTKPLKDDVENHLKQGIQAINKENWRQTHCKRITLKFEKDHVEKKFLEIKESALLAQICCYFFIFILACWILIIGKMSSSAMFICMGVAFVVLVILLVYMALKAFLLRNAKRGAKKLKCSRSVRIFFIFAIVLLAHSAIISTLDADQCSFECTDGGPMLSNSSCHEIPTGKAELIFETSLLLLLSICVYLALLSSSKVCIATVLTVSGITLLWLFPGPQITNRQFHVWLQRNQFFNNFTLVDQLDAYCSNVSTIDDLRIFFTVTAAFAVVLILMQTRRSELISRYDFIWKLQALHEQVEMTKKHAQNRCILENILPSHVARHFLEDKVDSKSKDLYHEARDFACIIFITITDFSKFYMELDANNEGVECLRLLNEIISDFDDLLDRDEFKCIEKIKTISTTYMAASGLYGKTEDNSHVVAVARFAQALLVKIQAINEHSFNNFDLRIGINVGPVVAGVIGLMKPHYDIWGNSVNVASRMDSSGVPGKIQVTEETKNILEKEGFELECRGEINVKGKGLMTTYFLNPSSLI
- a CDS encoding hypothetical protein (NECATOR_CHRIII.G8967.T5), which produces MYERNGSVRSRARSLEMGRPDTLEPLRGKLNKDEFSPELLDTLDEVTDEESLLLEACRQDSLYPIYFQHINAGRMQFALLFLFSLCSAQTVLTILLQEWILLMFLVIIDVVVLGWTIFHKGNCYVLSSVVVVCSVVLLACAPYIVHSSLTLLILFLCYTLLPLPLLPTALAAAVISATGLSIQLINSANGTLLISHAILFLAINIVGFLVFYPLELVQRKTFRETRKFVETRMMLVREMDKQEKILLSVLPKHIAYEVKSHMDKSEEGLFHRIYIKKHENISILFADICGFTNLASEYTAEELVLMLNELFARFDALAAQHNCMRIKILGDCYYCVSGLPDVNHYHAACTVEMGLDMIETIKLVREMTRVNVNMRVGIHSGRAHCGVLGLKKWQFDVWSDDVTLANHMESGGLPGRVHITKATLDSLNGEYIVEEGHGEERSKYLAEHHVDTYLVVEAKNKQATAHPQARLTMNKELRLTGHASKLQRGQSLRQAVKPTKPLKDDVENHLKQGIQAINKENWRQTHCKRITLKFEKDHVEKKFLEIKESALLAQICCYFFIFILACWILIIGKMSSSAMFICMGVAFVVLVILLVYMALKAFLLRNAKRGAKKLKCSRSVRIFFIFAIVLLAHSAIISTLDADQCSFECTDGGPMLSNSSCHEIPTGKAELIFETSLLLLLSICVYLALLSSSKVCIATVLTVSGITLLWLFPGPQITNRQFHVWLQRNQFFNNFTLVDQLDAYCSNVSTIDDLRIFFTVTAAFAVVLILMQTRRSELISRYDFIWKLQALHEQVEMTKKHAQNRCILENILPSHVARHFLEDKVDSKSKDLYHEARDFACIIFITITDFSKFYMELDANNEGVECLRLLNEIISDFDDLLDRDEFKCIEKIKTISTTYMAASGLYGKTEDNSHVVAVARFAQALLVKIQAINEHSFNNFDLRIGINVGPVVAGVIGLMKPHYDIWGNSVNVASRMDSSGVPGKIQVTEETKNILEKEGFELECRGEINVKGKDMDMDSNNNMLQSNKEFFTTTQD